In the Leptotrichia sp. oral taxon 212 genome, one interval contains:
- a CDS encoding cysteine desulfurase family protein: MKLVYLDNAASTKISARVVEKMMESYSENYGNPSSTHKLGQKARATVEKTRNLIAGYLGVEGKEIIFTSGGAEGNNLIIRGALNAYDYKGKHIITSKIEHSTVLKTCQQLEREGYEVTYIDVDENGVVNLEQLKNSIRKDTVIVSIMYANNETGVKQPIKEIGKMLENTSIMFHTDAVQAMCKEIIFPKDLKIDAVTVAAHKFYGPKGAGFVYLDKNFLIEKEIWGGSQERNRRAGTENVQGILGMGTAIEEAYENIHEIETREEKIQEYLEKRIKNEIENIKINGEKSPRLKTITNLYIKGCDIQTLLIALDLRGICVSGGSACMSGAHEDSHVLKEMGLSSEELGSSFRISIGKDTTIEEIDYFVDNLKEIVKIERGK, from the coding sequence TTGAAATTAGTTTATTTGGATAATGCCGCTTCAACAAAAATATCTGCCAGGGTTGTGGAAAAAATGATGGAATCCTATAGTGAAAATTACGGTAATCCCTCTTCAACTCACAAACTTGGACAAAAAGCCAGAGCAACAGTTGAAAAGACTAGAAATCTGATTGCAGGATATCTTGGAGTAGAAGGCAAGGAAATTATATTTACATCAGGAGGTGCTGAAGGAAATAACCTTATAATAAGGGGAGCATTGAATGCCTATGATTATAAGGGAAAGCATATCATAACCTCAAAAATAGAACATTCAACAGTTTTGAAAACATGTCAGCAGCTTGAGAGGGAAGGATATGAAGTGACATATATTGATGTTGATGAAAATGGGGTTGTTAACCTTGAACAGCTGAAAAATTCAATAAGAAAAGATACAGTAATTGTGTCAATAATGTATGCAAATAATGAAACGGGAGTGAAACAGCCAATAAAAGAAATTGGAAAAATGCTTGAAAATACAAGTATAATGTTTCATACAGATGCAGTTCAGGCAATGTGTAAGGAAATTATATTTCCAAAGGATTTGAAAATAGACGCGGTAACTGTTGCGGCACATAAATTTTATGGACCTAAGGGAGCCGGATTTGTTTATCTTGACAAAAACTTTCTGATTGAAAAGGAAATATGGGGTGGCTCTCAGGAAAGAAATCGACGGGCAGGAACAGAAAATGTTCAGGGAATTTTAGGAATGGGAACTGCAATAGAAGAAGCATATGAAAATATTCATGAAATAGAAACAAGGGAAGAAAAGATACAGGAGTATCTGGAAAAACGTATTAAAAATGAAATAGAAAATATAAAAATCAATGGAGAAAAATCCCCTAGATTAAAAACTATTACAAATTTATATATAAAAGGCTGTGATATACAGACACTTCTTATTGCTCTTGATTTAAGAGGAATATGTGTAAGCGGAGGTTCAGCATGTATGTCAGGAGCTCATGAAGATTCACATGTTTTAAAGGAAATGGGACTTAGCAGTGAAGAATTAGGAAGTTCATTCAGAATAAGTATCGGAAAGGATACTACAATTGAAGAAATTGACTATTTTGTGGATAACCTGAAGGAAATTGTCAAAATAGAAAGAGGAAAATAA
- a CDS encoding alpha/beta fold hydrolase, whose translation MEKKYFEGFEGLKVPYLFFESERGEKFKNNIVIFHGVTEPIDRYEEFGKFLSANGYNVFVPEIRGHGELKNSEICEFGKKGIKAVFEDINFFFKKELMPKGIKAENTTIFGHSMGALMGMKWVIENNYKYFILSGFSVHKKLSVFFGKMATGIEKLLFFKKKSFLNKEFKKYNDNFKPNLTKFDWLTRDENEVKKYEESEFCGYPISPGVFNGIVGMMGFINRNYKKVRNDANMLVIYGTEDKAMDIEYVNKMLETLKKKKRRINVLENKKGRHESLNEINKYEIYDEILKWLNEREK comes from the coding sequence ATGGAAAAAAAATATTTTGAGGGATTTGAAGGATTGAAAGTACCTTATCTGTTCTTTGAATCAGAACGTGGAGAAAAATTTAAAAATAATATTGTAATATTTCATGGAGTGACTGAACCGATAGACAGATATGAAGAATTTGGAAAATTTTTGTCTGCAAATGGATATAATGTTTTTGTACCTGAAATTAGAGGACACGGAGAATTGAAAAATTCAGAAATATGTGAATTTGGTAAAAAGGGAATAAAGGCAGTTTTTGAGGATATAAATTTCTTTTTTAAAAAGGAACTTATGCCTAAAGGAATAAAAGCGGAAAACACAACAATATTTGGACATAGCATGGGTGCACTGATGGGAATGAAATGGGTTATTGAGAATAATTATAAGTATTTTATTTTATCAGGATTTTCTGTTCATAAGAAACTTTCAGTTTTTTTTGGAAAAATGGCAACTGGAATCGAAAAACTTTTATTTTTTAAGAAGAAGTCTTTTCTGAATAAGGAATTTAAAAAATATAATGATAATTTTAAACCTAATCTGACAAAATTTGACTGGCTTACAAGAGATGAGAATGAAGTGAAGAAATATGAAGAAAGTGAGTTTTGCGGATATCCAATATCACCGGGTGTATTTAATGGAATTGTGGGAATGATGGGATTTATTAACAGAAATTATAAAAAAGTACGAAATGATGCCAATATGCTTGTAATTTATGGAACAGAAGATAAAGCAATGGATATAGAATATGTGAATAAAATGCTTGAAACTCTGAAAAAAAAGAAAAGACGGATAAATGTACTGGAAAATAAAAAGGGAAGACACGAATCATTAAATGAAATAAATAAGTACGAAATTTATGATGAAATATTGAAATGGTTAAATGAAAGAGAAAAGTAA
- a CDS encoding DUF4032 domain-containing protein: MDNRNTIYFSEAQAAYRKFLKSSRGMLGLNFKKKENLKSFTEIQKEENAYNSVNLGIKEIPLDKIVGSVEKYSYFDKNFVPKNDIVKQRWINIYVGYMMDSMLPPVILYKIKDDYYVYDGNHRVSVAKFLNFASIEAEVEEFLPTKDTKDKVIYQEHMFFEKETGIEEIILSEPIKYKYLREEIESYTDLLNKRRNRNFSLREGAEKWYKEVFLPIKGLLEENNIAKSQKKNISDIFMFLLDHKYYLSKNEGKNKGYLYSTIDFINLVKTNENRNLHDMCQIETQEAVEKYRKLAALDEELIDLSFREKKEKKELLKKEISEYFSEALEKLPVRYSEYLAGIESSKDIFSGYILEYIEILNKGKNLEILNIQREEQESSEKIENCDFHSENRILVLNYILEVFLPITEILIWINEENIFSPEEYESLQREFFYLLRLKKILLSEGKSAKYENIMAENIKIAVETKNRDMLCGVKNILVKEKEKEFIRNLENAEKFYSLLQKYGEIKRYETYTDFFIMLDNYGEKRFMDSLEKDLEEFYSFDEIVNEYKTQAMLYMENNTILKNGYENNLQENYEYGFIDFFIMKNLGEI; encoded by the coding sequence ATGGATAACAGGAATACAATATATTTTTCAGAGGCACAGGCGGCTTACAGAAAGTTTTTAAAATCTTCCAGAGGAATGCTAGGATTGAATTTTAAGAAGAAGGAAAATCTTAAATCCTTTACTGAAATACAGAAGGAAGAAAATGCCTATAACAGTGTAAATCTCGGAATAAAAGAAATTCCATTAGATAAAATTGTGGGAAGTGTTGAAAAATATTCATATTTTGATAAAAATTTTGTTCCTAAAAATGATATTGTAAAGCAAAGATGGATAAATATTTATGTAGGATATATGATGGACAGTATGCTTCCACCTGTTATTCTTTATAAAATAAAAGATGACTATTATGTTTATGATGGAAATCACAGAGTTTCTGTAGCAAAATTTTTGAATTTTGCTTCAATTGAAGCTGAAGTTGAGGAATTTTTACCTACTAAAGACACAAAGGATAAGGTGATTTATCAAGAACATATGTTTTTTGAAAAGGAAACAGGAATTGAAGAAATAATACTTTCAGAACCGATAAAATACAAGTATTTGCGTGAAGAGATAGAAAGCTATACTGACCTTTTAAACAAAAGAAGAAACAGAAATTTCAGCTTAAGAGAGGGTGCAGAAAAGTGGTATAAAGAAGTATTCTTACCGATAAAGGGACTTCTGGAAGAAAATAATATTGCAAAAAGTCAGAAAAAGAACATAAGTGATATTTTTATGTTTTTACTGGATCATAAATATTATCTGAGTAAAAATGAAGGAAAGAATAAAGGTTATCTTTATAGCACAATAGATTTTATAAATCTTGTGAAGACGAATGAAAATAGAAATTTACATGATATGTGCCAGATTGAAACACAGGAAGCTGTTGAAAAATATAGAAAGCTGGCAGCGCTAGATGAAGAATTGATAGATTTAAGTTTTCGGGAGAAAAAAGAAAAGAAAGAGCTTTTGAAAAAGGAAATATCAGAATATTTTTCTGAAGCTCTGGAAAAACTCCCTGTAAGGTATTCGGAATATTTAGCAGGAATAGAGAGTTCAAAAGATATTTTTTCCGGATATATTCTTGAATATATTGAAATTTTAAATAAGGGAAAAAATCTGGAAATACTGAATATACAAAGAGAAGAGCAGGAAAGTTCAGAAAAAATTGAAAATTGTGATTTTCATTCAGAAAACAGAATATTGGTACTAAACTATATTCTTGAAGTATTCCTTCCAATTACTGAAATTTTAATATGGATAAATGAAGAAAATATATTTTCTCCTGAAGAGTATGAAAGCCTTCAGAGAGAATTTTTCTATTTGCTGAGGTTAAAAAAGATTCTTCTATCAGAAGGAAAAAGTGCAAAATATGAAAATATAATGGCAGAAAATATAAAAATTGCTGTTGAAACTAAAAACAGGGATATGCTTTGTGGAGTGAAAAATATTCTTGTGAAGGAAAAGGAAAAAGAATTTATAAGAAATTTAGAGAATGCTGAAAAATTTTACAGTCTGCTTCAGAAATATGGGGAAATAAAAAGATATGAAACATATACTGATTTTTTTATAATGCTTGATAATTATGGAGAAAAAAGATTTATGGACAGTCTTGAAAAAGATCTGGAAGAATTTTACAGTTTTGATGAGATTGTAAATGAATATAAGACACAGGCAATGCTGTATATGGAAAACAATACAATTTTAAAAAATGGTTATGAAAATAATTTACAGGAAAATTATGAATATGGATTTATTGATTTTTTCATAATGAAAAATTTAGGAGAAATTTAA
- a CDS encoding metallophosphoesterase, whose amino-acid sequence MHNEKKKYKFLCVSDIEILRNMEEKFLKEKFGDVDFIMSAGDVSNYYLDYLVSALNKDLICVNGNHIYNKDYPIEFAKVIDGKCIKYKGLRILGLDGCKVYSFKEHQYTENQMKMKILRNIFFLLGGVDIVLSHSPLEGIHDVDDGVHNGFKVFHKVIKYFKPKLWVHGHIHLSNFMNYQDTEVEKTVVSNTFGYRIFTIEK is encoded by the coding sequence ATGCATAATGAAAAAAAGAAATATAAATTTCTGTGTGTAAGTGATATTGAAATTTTAAGGAACATGGAAGAAAAATTTCTTAAAGAGAAGTTTGGAGATGTTGATTTTATAATGTCTGCAGGAGATGTTTCAAACTATTATCTTGATTACCTTGTGTCTGCACTGAATAAGGATCTCATATGTGTAAACGGGAATCATATTTATAATAAGGATTATCCTATAGAATTTGCGAAAGTTATAGATGGAAAATGTATAAAATATAAAGGTTTAAGAATACTTGGACTTGATGGATGTAAGGTTTATTCATTTAAGGAGCATCAGTATACAGAAAATCAGATGAAAATGAAAATATTAAGGAACATATTTTTTCTTTTAGGAGGAGTGGACATAGTTTTAAGCCATTCACCGCTTGAAGGGATTCACGATGTTGATGACGGAGTTCATAATGGTTTTAAAGTATTTCATAAGGTTATAAAATATTTTAAGCCTAAACTATGGGTACATGGACATATACATCTGTCAAATTTTATGAATTATCAGGATACGGAAGTGGAAAAAACCGTTGTGTCTAATACTTTTGGATATAGAATATTCACAATTGAAAAATAA
- the dnaE gene encoding DNA polymerase III subunit alpha — MEKRIAHLKLHTEYSLLEGVGKIEEYIEKAEQSGVNALAITDTAMFGVIEFYKKCKKSGIKPIIGLEVFLDGIVSEGEYSLTLLAKNRNGYRNLCKLSSISYSRFNRRRNKIKYEELLEYSSDLFVLSGGIHGEIVDGLSQYKYPEAKKVTMKLHKDFKENFYIEVPAAMRLETVRKSLFEMIRETGINYIINNDVYYPNSGEAILQKILSSIKEGNRIEADRSEILYDDLYLKSYDQMKQNFVNFEDELFDKGIENINYIVENCNVDFEFDNFKFPKYELPSGISEEQYIRELVYKGAALKYLGKDFEKNAVDAEERNKKDIKKELEDNGFEQVTERLEYELQIINNMGYNGYFIIVWDFIRFAKSVGVFVGPGRGSAAGSLVSYVLDITEIDPLKYNLIFERFLNPERISMPDIDIDFDQEQREIVIEYVLKKYGSQHVAHIITFGTLKARAAIRDVGRVLNINLKKVDMVAKNIPFNMDLEDALKSIENLRNLYNEDNEVKTMIDYSMRIEGRVRHASVHAAGMVISKEILDDEIPTYSDGKTAVPSTQYQMKELEDLGILKIDFLGLKNLTILRKTVENIEKTAKERINLSSIELDNEKAYRLLSRADTLGIFQCESHGIRQLMKRVKIEKFDDITALLSLYRPGPLQSGMVDDFIASKNKDKEIRYPHESLKGILEETYGVILYQEQVMKIVSEMADYSLGEADELRRAIGKKIPKIIEQNREKFVRKSVEKGTDEKKANEIYNLIDKFGGYGFNKSHSAAYALIVYWTAYFKANYPVEFLAAVMSTEMYNIDRLSLFINEAREKNIEILVPDVSLSNAEFKVEGNGIRFGLTAIKGIGRNFVMDIMEERKEPFISYDDFVYRMKQYGLNRKHLESLVLSGSLDKFPGNRQEKFLSIDKILEWSIKKYESEEDLQMILFGGKSERIGEFSLKKTEEFSQNLMLKYEKEYLGIYVSAHPLSSKKVLLEMIEHMKISELERSRNRRKIGKYTKIRLIGIMKNVNKIVTKNSGEPMAKFGLEDFTGTVEIICFPRDFIKFGYKIFEEGIVMVEGHLNQEGNKYSVVLSHINALDELSENKFLNLYVLIDNESRENTVELKKLLLENRGENRVLLAMDTDGKKEIIKLSRKYDVNLSRKFMRKLVGLVGIKKIKIR; from the coding sequence ATGGAAAAGAGAATAGCACACTTAAAGCTGCATACAGAATATTCCCTTCTTGAGGGAGTAGGAAAAATAGAAGAGTATATAGAAAAAGCAGAACAGTCAGGTGTAAATGCTCTTGCAATAACAGATACTGCAATGTTTGGAGTAATAGAGTTTTATAAAAAATGTAAGAAGTCAGGAATAAAGCCTATTATCGGTTTGGAAGTGTTTCTGGACGGAATAGTGTCGGAAGGTGAATATTCACTGACGCTGCTGGCAAAAAACAGAAACGGATATAGGAATTTATGTAAACTTTCATCAATTTCATATAGCAGATTCAACAGGAGAAGAAATAAAATAAAATATGAAGAACTGCTGGAATACAGTTCGGATCTGTTTGTACTGTCAGGAGGAATACATGGGGAAATAGTTGATGGATTAAGTCAATATAAGTACCCTGAAGCAAAAAAAGTTACAATGAAACTTCACAAGGATTTTAAAGAAAACTTCTATATTGAAGTACCTGCGGCCATGAGACTTGAAACAGTAAGAAAGTCACTATTTGAAATGATAAGGGAAACGGGAATAAACTACATAATAAATAATGATGTCTATTATCCTAACAGTGGAGAAGCAATACTGCAGAAAATACTTTCTTCCATAAAAGAAGGAAACAGGATAGAAGCAGACAGGTCTGAAATACTGTATGACGATCTGTATTTAAAATCCTATGATCAGATGAAGCAGAACTTTGTAAATTTTGAAGATGAATTATTTGACAAAGGAATTGAGAATATTAACTATATTGTAGAAAATTGTAATGTTGATTTTGAGTTTGACAATTTTAAGTTTCCGAAATACGAACTCCCGAGTGGAATAAGTGAGGAACAGTATATAAGGGAGCTAGTGTACAAGGGTGCGGCTTTAAAGTATTTGGGAAAAGATTTTGAAAAAAATGCCGTCGATGCAGAAGAGAGAAATAAAAAAGATATAAAAAAAGAACTGGAAGATAATGGATTTGAGCAAGTAACCGAAAGGTTGGAATATGAACTTCAGATAATAAATAATATGGGCTACAACGGTTATTTTATAATTGTATGGGATTTTATAAGATTTGCTAAGAGTGTTGGAGTATTTGTAGGCCCTGGAAGAGGTTCTGCTGCAGGAAGTCTTGTTTCCTATGTTCTGGATATAACAGAAATAGATCCTTTGAAGTACAACCTGATTTTTGAAAGGTTCTTAAATCCTGAAAGAATTTCAATGCCTGACATAGATATAGATTTTGATCAGGAACAGAGGGAAATTGTTATAGAATATGTGCTTAAGAAATATGGTTCGCAGCATGTGGCTCATATAATTACTTTTGGAACATTAAAAGCAAGGGCGGCAATAAGGGATGTCGGAAGAGTTCTTAATATAAATTTGAAAAAAGTAGACATGGTGGCAAAAAATATACCATTTAACATGGATCTGGAAGATGCGCTTAAAAGCATTGAAAACTTGAGAAACCTTTATAATGAAGATAATGAAGTAAAAACAATGATCGATTATTCTATGAGAATAGAGGGAAGAGTGCGTCACGCTTCAGTTCATGCTGCCGGAATGGTAATTTCAAAAGAAATACTGGATGATGAAATTCCGACTTATTCTGACGGAAAGACGGCTGTCCCTTCTACCCAGTACCAGATGAAGGAACTGGAAGACCTGGGAATTTTAAAGATAGATTTTCTTGGATTGAAAAACCTTACAATTTTGAGAAAAACAGTTGAAAATATAGAAAAAACAGCAAAGGAAAGAATAAATCTCAGCTCCATAGAACTTGATAATGAGAAGGCCTACAGGCTTCTTTCAAGGGCGGATACTCTGGGAATATTTCAGTGCGAGTCACATGGAATAAGACAGCTTATGAAGAGGGTAAAAATAGAAAAATTTGATGATATAACGGCACTGCTTTCCCTTTATCGTCCAGGACCTCTTCAAAGTGGAATGGTAGATGACTTTATTGCTTCAAAAAATAAAGATAAGGAAATACGGTATCCTCATGAGTCCCTGAAGGGAATACTGGAAGAGACATACGGTGTTATACTTTATCAGGAACAGGTAATGAAAATAGTCAGCGAAATGGCAGACTATTCCTTAGGAGAAGCGGATGAACTGAGAAGGGCAATTGGGAAGAAGATTCCTAAAATAATAGAACAGAACAGGGAAAAGTTTGTGAGAAAATCGGTAGAAAAAGGAACAGATGAGAAAAAAGCCAATGAAATTTATAATCTGATTGACAAGTTTGGCGGATATGGATTTAACAAATCGCATTCAGCGGCATATGCACTCATAGTTTACTGGACTGCCTATTTTAAGGCAAACTATCCTGTAGAATTTCTTGCGGCAGTGATGTCTACGGAAATGTATAATATTGACAGACTTTCCCTCTTTATAAATGAGGCAAGGGAAAAGAACATTGAGATTCTGGTACCGGATGTAAGCCTTTCTAATGCCGAATTTAAAGTGGAAGGAAACGGTATAAGATTTGGATTGACAGCAATTAAAGGGATCGGAAGAAATTTTGTCATGGATATAATGGAGGAAAGAAAGGAGCCGTTTATATCCTATGATGATTTTGTCTACAGAATGAAACAGTACGGGCTGAACAGGAAACATCTGGAATCTCTTGTACTTTCAGGAAGTCTGGATAAATTTCCGGGTAACAGACAGGAAAAATTTCTCTCAATTGACAAGATTCTGGAATGGTCCATAAAAAAGTATGAATCTGAGGAAGATCTTCAAATGATTCTTTTTGGAGGTAAAAGTGAAAGAATAGGTGAATTCAGTCTAAAGAAAACAGAAGAATTTTCACAGAACTTAATGCTGAAATATGAAAAGGAATACTTGGGAATATATGTTTCTGCACATCCCCTGTCTTCAAAAAAAGTACTTCTGGAAATGATAGAGCATATGAAAATTTCTGAACTTGAAAGATCCAGAAACAGAAGAAAAATAGGGAAATATACGAAAATACGGCTAATCGGAATTATGAAAAATGTAAATAAGATTGTAACAAAAAATTCAGGAGAACCTATGGCAAAATTTGGACTGGAAGATTTTACAGGGACAGTGGAAATTATATGTTTTCCTCGGGATTTTATAAAATTTGGCTATAAAATATTTGAAGAAGGGATAGTTATGGTGGAAGGACATCTGAATCAGGAGGGAAACAAATATTCAGTAGTTTTAAGCCATATAAATGCCCTTGATGAATTATCTGAAAATAAATTTCTGAATTTATATGTTCTGATTGATAATGAAAGTAGAGAAAATACAGTCGAACTGAAAAAACTCCTTTTAGAAAATAGGGGAGAAAATAGGGTGCTGCTTGCAATGGATACAGATGGCAAGAAAGAAATCATAAAGTTGAGCAGAAAATATGATGTTAATTTATCCAGAAAATTTATGAGGAAATTAGTCGGATTGGTAGGTATAAAAAAAATAAAAATTCGTTAG
- a CDS encoding energy-coupling factor ABC transporter ATP-binding protein, which translates to MSFVNINSVSFTYPDGTAAIDNISLSIEKGEKVAIVGQNGAGKTTAVKMMNGLLKPTSGDIVIDGWNTKDYTVAKMSRKVGYVFQNPMDQIFHNNVYDEIEFGPKKIGYSENERKKLIETALELTELNAFSKENPYNLPYSIRKFVTIASIIAMDTDVIIMDEPTAGQDLKGIKILNNLIKKLSEKGKTIITITHDMEFVINNFDRVVVMANKKIIEDGDKRKIFWNEEVLKQSKIKQPYISELAKELSMKGNVLSIDEFINEFKK; encoded by the coding sequence ATGAGTTTTGTAAATATAAACAGTGTAAGTTTTACTTATCCTGATGGAACTGCTGCCATTGATAATATTTCTCTTAGCATAGAAAAAGGTGAGAAAGTTGCAATAGTAGGTCAGAACGGTGCAGGAAAAACTACAGCTGTAAAAATGATGAACGGTCTTTTAAAACCTACTTCAGGAGATATTGTTATTGATGGCTGGAATACAAAAGACTATACTGTTGCTAAAATGAGCAGGAAGGTAGGCTACGTATTTCAGAATCCTATGGATCAGATTTTTCATAATAATGTATACGATGAAATTGAATTTGGACCAAAAAAAATAGGATATTCTGAAAATGAAAGAAAAAAATTGATTGAGACAGCTCTGGAATTGACAGAATTAAATGCATTTTCAAAGGAAAATCCTTACAATCTTCCTTATTCAATAAGAAAATTTGTCACTATTGCTTCAATTATAGCTATGGATACGGATGTCATTATAATGGATGAGCCTACAGCAGGCCAGGATCTGAAAGGGATAAAAATTTTAAATAATCTTATAAAAAAACTTTCAGAAAAAGGAAAAACAATAATTACAATTACACATGACATGGAATTTGTCATTAATAATTTTGACAGGGTTGTAGTTATGGCAAATAAAAAAATAATAGAAGACGGAGATAAGAGAAAAATATTCTGGAATGAAGAAGTGCTTAAACAGAGCAAGATAAAACAGCCGTATATAAGTGAGCTGGCTAAAGAACTGTCAATGAAAGGAAATGTCCTTTCAATAGATGAGTTTATAAATGAATTTAAAAAATAG
- a CDS encoding NADP-dependent glyceraldehyde-3-phosphate dehydrogenase: MKYRNLINGEWKESDKEIKIYSPINDEELGSIPSMTQQEVDYAMETAKIALSGWRNLAVVERAKYLYKAAEILERDKEIIGTVLAKEVSKGIKAAISEVVRTADLIRYSAEEGLRSVGEIVEGGSFEAASKRKVAMVRKEPMGLVLAIAPFNYPVNLSASKIAPALIGGNVVLFKPPTQGAISGLLLVKAFHEAGIPAGVINTVTGKGSEIGDYLIAHPLVDFINFTGSTPVGKKIGELAGMRPILLELGGKDGAIVSDDADLEKAAKDIVSGAFSYSGQRCTAIKRVLVMENVADRLAELIKSEVEKLTIGNPFDNADITPLIDNRAADFIEGLIEDAQEKGAKALTQIKREKNLLWPVLFDHVTLDMRIAWEEPFGPILPLIRIKSLDEAIEICNGSEYGLQTSVFTKNIVQAFDIAGKLEVGTVQINNKTQRGPDNFPFLGIKGSGVGVQGIKYSIESMTKIKSIVIDL, from the coding sequence ATGAAATACAGAAATCTGATAAATGGGGAATGGAAGGAATCAGATAAGGAGATAAAGATATATTCTCCAATAAATGATGAAGAACTTGGGAGTATTCCGTCAATGACGCAGCAAGAAGTTGACTATGCAATGGAAACAGCTAAAATAGCCCTTAGTGGATGGAGAAACCTGGCTGTAGTTGAAAGAGCAAAATACCTGTATAAAGCTGCAGAAATTTTGGAAAGAGACAAGGAAATAATAGGAACTGTGCTTGCAAAAGAAGTTTCAAAAGGAATAAAGGCTGCGATCAGTGAAGTTGTAAGAACAGCTGATCTTATAAGATATTCAGCTGAAGAAGGTTTGAGATCTGTAGGAGAAATTGTGGAAGGTGGAAGTTTTGAGGCTGCGAGTAAAAGAAAAGTGGCTATGGTAAGAAAGGAACCAATGGGACTTGTACTGGCAATAGCACCTTTTAACTATCCTGTAAACCTTTCGGCATCAAAAATAGCTCCGGCTCTGATTGGAGGAAATGTGGTCCTATTTAAACCTCCTACACAGGGAGCTATTAGCGGACTGTTGCTTGTGAAGGCTTTCCATGAAGCAGGTATACCTGCAGGGGTTATAAATACAGTAACAGGAAAAGGTTCTGAAATAGGAGATTATCTGATTGCCCATCCATTAGTTGATTTTATAAACTTTACAGGAAGCACTCCTGTAGGGAAAAAAATAGGAGAACTGGCAGGAATGCGTCCTATTCTACTTGAACTGGGAGGAAAAGACGGAGCAATAGTTTCAGATGATGCTGATCTTGAAAAGGCAGCAAAGGATATAGTAAGTGGTGCATTCAGTTATTCGGGACAGAGATGTACTGCGATAAAAAGAGTTCTTGTAATGGAAAATGTTGCGGACAGACTGGCTGAACTGATAAAAAGTGAAGTTGAAAAGCTTACTATAGGAAATCCGTTTGATAATGCAGATATTACTCCATTAATAGATAACAGGGCGGCAGATTTTATAGAAGGACTTATAGAAGATGCACAGGAGAAAGGTGCAAAAGCATTGACTCAAATAAAGAGGGAAAAAAATCTTCTGTGGCCTGTGCTGTTTGACCATGTGACGCTTGATATGCGAATAGCATGGGAAGAGCCTTTTGGCCCAATTTTACCTTTAATAAGAATAAAATCTCTGGATGAAGCTATTGAAATATGTAACGGATCAGAATACGGATTACAGACATCAGTATTTACTAAAAATATAGTACAGGCTTTTGATATAGCCGGAAAACTGGAAGTCGGAACAGTTCAGATAAACAATAAGACTCAAAGAGGTCCTGATAATTTTCCATTTTTAGGAATAAAGGGTTCTGGAGTGGGAGTACAGGGTATAAAATATAGTATTGAGAGTATGACTAAGATTAAATCTATAGTTATTGATTTATAA
- a CDS encoding Cof-type HAD-IIB family hydrolase → MKIKAIFMDMDGTLLRSDHTLSDKLKEKLIELDKNGIKIFISTGRMYAATLPYLKQLGITTPVITYNGGKIVDPSTSETLYENPVTAETVKRVIEVSRETGIHLNLYSDDKLYVENETSEGKAYAEKTGLKYITVNFNEFIGKTSTKALFLGENEKLLKLKEELEKELPQSIFVFSQPTYLEVLNRDVSKGKAVKELMDKYGFSEDEVMTFGDQWNDLDMLKFVKYGYLMGNASEELKKEFPENRITLSNDDEGIYHIIKDIL, encoded by the coding sequence ATGAAAATAAAAGCTATATTTATGGATATGGATGGAACTCTTTTGAGAAGTGACCATACACTATCGGACAAATTAAAGGAAAAATTGATAGAACTTGATAAAAATGGAATAAAAATATTTATTTCTACAGGAAGGATGTATGCCGCAACACTTCCATACCTGAAACAGTTAGGCATAACAACTCCTGTGATAACATATAATGGTGGAAAAATAGTGGATCCTTCCACATCTGAAACACTTTATGAAAATCCGGTTACGGCAGAAACTGTTAAAAGAGTAATTGAAGTTTCCAGAGAAACAGGGATACATCTCAATCTTTATTCGGATGACAAGCTTTATGTGGAAAATGAAACTTCAGAAGGAAAGGCTTATGCTGAGAAGACAGGGCTTAAATATATTACTGTTAATTTTAATGAATTTATTGGAAAAACTTCCACAAAGGCTCTTTTTCTGGGAGAAAATGAAAAACTTTTAAAATTGAAGGAAGAGCTTGAAAAGGAACTGCCGCAGTCAATATTTGTATTTTCACAGCCTACGTATCTGGAGGTGCTGAACAGGGATGTCAGTAAAGGAAAGGCTGTAAAGGAACTGATGGATAAATACGGCTTTTCAGAAGATGAAGTGATGACCTTCGGAGATCAGTGGAATGACCTGGATATGCTAAAATTTGTAAAGTATGGCTATCTTATGGGAAATGCTTCTGAAGAGCTTAAAAAAGAATTTCCTGAAAACAGGATAACTTTATCGAATGATGACGAAGGAATATACCATATAATAAAAGATATTTTATAA